Proteins from a single region of Diaphorobacter limosus:
- a CDS encoding branched-chain amino acid ABC transporter permease, giving the protein MAFFLETLIGGLMAGMLYSLVALGFVLIFKASGVFNFAQGAMVLFAALAMARFAEWIPKWTGMDNMILANLVAFVLAGAVMFVCAWVIERLVLRHLVNQEGATLLMATLGITYFLEGLGQTIFGSDIYKIDVGMPKEPAFLFESMFEGGVLVNKEDVIAAGIAAALVLLLSIFFQKTKTGRALRAVADDHQAAQSIGIPLNRIWVIVWCVAGVVALVAGMIWGSKLGVQFSLTTVALRALPVVILGGLTSVPGAIIGGLIIGVGEKLSEVYLGPFVGGGIEIWFAYVLALVFLLFRPQGLFGEKIIDRV; this is encoded by the coding sequence ATGGCCTTTTTTCTCGAAACCCTGATCGGCGGCCTGATGGCGGGCATGCTGTACTCACTCGTCGCGCTGGGCTTTGTGCTCATCTTCAAAGCCTCGGGCGTGTTCAACTTTGCCCAGGGCGCAATGGTGCTGTTTGCCGCGCTGGCAATGGCACGCTTTGCCGAATGGATCCCCAAATGGACGGGCATGGACAACATGATCCTCGCCAACCTGGTGGCATTCGTGCTGGCCGGGGCCGTGATGTTTGTCTGCGCCTGGGTGATCGAACGCCTGGTGCTGCGCCACCTGGTGAACCAGGAGGGCGCCACCCTGCTGATGGCCACGCTGGGCATCACCTACTTCCTCGAAGGCCTGGGCCAGACCATCTTCGGCAGCGACATTTACAAGATCGACGTGGGCATGCCCAAGGAGCCGGCGTTCCTGTTCGAGTCGATGTTTGAAGGCGGCGTGCTGGTGAACAAGGAAGACGTGATCGCCGCCGGCATTGCCGCTGCACTGGTGCTGCTGCTGAGCATCTTCTTTCAAAAGACCAAGACTGGCCGCGCGCTGCGCGCCGTGGCCGACGACCACCAGGCCGCGCAATCCATCGGCATTCCGCTCAACCGCATCTGGGTCATCGTCTGGTGCGTGGCCGGGGTGGTGGCGCTGGTGGCCGGAATGATCTGGGGCAGCAAGCTGGGCGTGCAGTTCTCGCTCACCACCGTGGCGCTGCGCGCGCTGCCGGTGGTGATCCTGGGCGGCCTCACGTCCGTGCCCGGCGCCATCATCGGCGGCCTGATCATCGGCGTGGGCGAGAAGCTGTCCGAGGTCTATCTGGGCCCCTTCGTCGGCGGCGGCATCGAAATCTGGTTCGCCTACGTGCTGGCCCTGGTGTTTCTGCTATTCCGACCCCAAGGACTCTTTGGGGAAAAAATCATCGACCGCGTGTAA
- a CDS encoding AMP-dependent synthetase/ligase, with protein MKTTFPHLLLQHAAQRPEAPALREKEYGIWQTWSWQAAATEMRHMACGLLALGFARGQNLALVSDNRPHVYMGFVAVQSIGGVPIPLYQDAVAGEMVFVIEDADIHFAFVENQEQVDKMLEVRESLPGIQYIIYDDPRGLRNYDQPGLISTAELVAKGAEWDRDHPGVWESMVGQVGPQDVSVILYTSGTTGKPKGVCQTHASFIGSASGAAEVDKLGPGDSIISYLPPAWVGDHLFSLAQWLVAGYTINCPESASTISIDMREIGPTYYFAPPRVFEGMLTTISIRMEDAAPFKRRMYEKAMELARRVGSDILDGKPVSSLDRLKYKLADLTIYGPLRNAMGLSRIRVAYTAGAAIGPELFRFFRSIGINLKQFYGQTETCAYVCLQRDGQVDLNSVGQAAPGIELKLADNGEVLVKGVSVLKEYYKRPDATAEVIDADGWFHTGDAGVIDTHGQLRIIDRAKDVGKLKGGAMFAPNYIENKLKFFSHVKEAVCFGHDKDKVCAFINIDFDAVGNWAERQNLPYAGYVDLASKAKVLELIADCVAQVNADLAGETGMAETQVARFLVLHKELDPDDDELTRTRKVRRNFIADKYGVLIDALYDGKSEQFIETQVKFEDGRKGAVSATLQIIDAKTHPARAAA; from the coding sequence ATGAAGACCACATTCCCCCATCTACTGCTGCAGCACGCCGCCCAGCGCCCCGAGGCGCCGGCCCTGCGTGAAAAAGAATATGGCATCTGGCAGACCTGGAGCTGGCAGGCCGCCGCCACCGAGATGCGCCACATGGCCTGCGGCCTGCTGGCGCTGGGCTTTGCCCGGGGGCAGAACTTGGCACTGGTCAGCGACAACCGGCCGCATGTGTACATGGGTTTTGTCGCCGTGCAAAGCATTGGCGGGGTGCCGATTCCGCTGTACCAGGACGCGGTGGCCGGCGAGATGGTCTTCGTCATCGAGGACGCGGACATCCATTTCGCCTTCGTCGAGAACCAGGAGCAGGTGGACAAGATGCTGGAGGTGCGCGAGTCCCTGCCCGGCATCCAGTACATCATCTATGACGACCCGCGCGGCCTGCGCAACTACGACCAGCCCGGCCTGATCAGCACCGCCGAGCTGGTGGCCAAGGGCGCCGAGTGGGATCGTGACCACCCCGGCGTGTGGGAGTCCATGGTCGGACAGGTCGGCCCGCAGGATGTGTCGGTCATCCTCTATACGTCGGGCACCACGGGCAAGCCCAAGGGCGTGTGCCAGACGCACGCCAGCTTCATCGGCTCGGCCAGCGGCGCTGCCGAGGTGGACAAGCTCGGCCCGGGCGACAGCATCATCTCCTACCTGCCGCCGGCCTGGGTGGGCGACCACCTGTTCTCGCTGGCGCAGTGGCTGGTGGCGGGCTACACCATCAACTGCCCGGAGTCGGCCAGCACCATCAGCATCGACATGCGCGAGATCGGCCCGACCTACTACTTCGCGCCGCCGCGCGTGTTCGAGGGCATGCTGACCACCATCTCCATCCGCATGGAGGACGCCGCCCCGTTCAAGCGCCGCATGTACGAAAAGGCCATGGAGCTGGCGCGCCGCGTGGGCTCGGACATCCTGGACGGCAAGCCCGTGAGCAGCCTGGATCGCCTGAAGTACAAGCTGGCCGACCTGACGATCTACGGCCCGCTGCGCAACGCCATGGGACTGAGCCGCATCCGCGTGGCCTACACCGCGGGCGCGGCCATTGGGCCGGAGCTGTTTCGCTTCTTCCGCTCCATCGGCATCAACCTCAAGCAGTTCTACGGCCAGACCGAGACCTGCGCCTATGTCTGCCTGCAGCGCGACGGCCAGGTGGATCTGAACAGCGTGGGCCAGGCGGCACCCGGCATCGAACTGAAACTGGCGGACAACGGCGAGGTGCTGGTCAAGGGCGTGTCGGTGCTCAAGGAATACTACAAGCGCCCCGACGCCACGGCGGAGGTCATCGACGCCGATGGCTGGTTCCACACCGGCGACGCCGGCGTGATCGACACCCATGGCCAGCTGCGCATCATCGACCGTGCCAAGGACGTGGGCAAGCTCAAGGGCGGCGCCATGTTCGCGCCCAACTACATCGAGAACAAGCTCAAGTTCTTCTCGCACGTCAAAGAGGCCGTGTGCTTCGGCCACGACAAGGACAAGGTGTGCGCCTTCATCAACATCGACTTCGACGCCGTGGGCAACTGGGCCGAGCGGCAGAACCTGCCCTACGCCGGCTATGTGGACCTGGCCTCCAAGGCCAAGGTGCTGGAGCTGATCGCGGACTGCGTGGCCCAGGTGAACGCCGACCTGGCGGGCGAAACCGGCATGGCCGAAACCCAGGTGGCGCGCTTTCTGGTGCTGCACAAGGAGCTGGATCCGGACGACGACGAGCTCACGCGCACGCGCAAGGTGCGGCGCAACTTCATCGCCGACAAGTACGGCGTGCTCATCGACGCGCTGTATGACGGCAAGAGCGAGCAGTTCATCGAAACCCAGGTGAAGTTCGAGGACGGGCGCAAGGGCGCGGTCAGCGCCACGCTCCAGATCATCGACGCCAAGACCCACCCGGCCCGCGCCGCCGCCTGA
- a CDS encoding AAA family ATPase, which produces MYAPFFGLQHPPFSIAPDPRYLFMSERHREALAHLLYGLDAGGGFVLLTGEIGTGKTTVCRCFLEQIPAHCNVAYIFNPKLTVPELLRSICDEFGVAHQAAAPGVETVKDCLDPLNAFLLQQHAAGRNNVLIIDEAQNLAPDVLEQLRLLTNLETSERKLLQIILIGQPELRAMVAAPELEQLAQRVIARYHLQALSADETRQYIAHRLAVAGLQGPLPFARRALARVHALTGGVPRRINLLCDRALLGAYAAGQREVGEAIVRQAAREVFDAPVAAGPGRWWPAALGGLAGAAALGALGWAMGWWPVAVVDATRRQAPVAVTTPAAVAAPAGPATAPLAPVSNPEAKAGAQPPLTLAGFLAAQAEGPSPDGWQLLAQAWQASLPPDAADPCAQLASEGLRCWRHRRASLNLLRQLDRPVLLTLRPQDGSAGEGGVMVLLRQLDGDKATLAGANGSTLQVALADLAPLWHGEVATLWKAPANLPTGSNVAATVAGAAWLDRQLTLAGQARTDQRGISPAQQRRARVHQFQLGQGLTPDGQAGPLTLMMLNRAAGVQEPSLRAGG; this is translated from the coding sequence ATGTACGCCCCGTTCTTTGGCCTGCAGCACCCGCCGTTCTCCATCGCCCCCGATCCGCGCTACCTGTTCATGAGCGAGCGCCACCGCGAGGCGCTGGCGCATCTGCTCTACGGCCTGGACGCGGGCGGCGGCTTCGTGCTGCTCACCGGCGAGATCGGCACCGGCAAGACCACCGTCTGCCGCTGCTTTCTGGAGCAGATACCGGCGCACTGCAATGTGGCCTACATCTTCAACCCCAAGCTCACGGTGCCCGAACTGCTGCGCTCGATCTGCGACGAGTTCGGTGTGGCGCACCAGGCCGCCGCGCCCGGCGTCGAGACCGTCAAGGACTGCCTGGATCCGCTCAACGCCTTCTTGCTGCAGCAGCATGCCGCCGGGCGCAACAACGTGCTCATCATCGACGAGGCGCAGAACCTGGCGCCCGACGTGCTGGAGCAGCTGCGCCTGCTGACCAATCTGGAGACCAGCGAGCGCAAGCTGCTGCAGATCATCCTCATCGGCCAGCCCGAGCTGCGCGCCATGGTGGCTGCGCCCGAGCTGGAGCAGCTGGCGCAGCGCGTCATTGCGCGCTACCACCTGCAGGCGCTGAGCGCGGACGAGACGCGCCAGTACATCGCCCACCGCCTGGCCGTGGCCGGCCTGCAGGGGCCACTGCCTTTTGCGCGCCGGGCGCTGGCGCGCGTGCATGCGCTGACCGGCGGCGTGCCGCGGCGCATCAACCTGCTGTGCGACCGTGCGCTGCTGGGCGCCTATGCCGCGGGCCAGCGCGAGGTCGGCGAAGCCATCGTGCGCCAGGCCGCGCGCGAGGTGTTTGATGCGCCGGTCGCCGCCGGCCCCGGGCGCTGGTGGCCCGCTGCCCTGGGTGGGCTGGCGGGTGCGGCAGCGCTGGGCGCCCTGGGCTGGGCCATGGGCTGGTGGCCCGTTGCGGTCGTGGACGCCACGCGCAGGCAGGCGCCGGTCGCCGTGACCACGCCCGCGGCTGTGGCTGCGCCGGCCGGGCCTGCTACAGCGCCGCTTGCGCCCGTATCCAACCCCGAGGCCAAGGCCGGCGCCCAGCCACCGCTCACGCTGGCGGGCTTTCTGGCTGCCCAGGCTGAGGGGCCATCGCCAGACGGCTGGCAGCTGCTGGCCCAGGCCTGGCAGGCCAGTCTGCCGCCCGATGCCGCCGACCCCTGTGCCCAGCTGGCAAGCGAGGGCCTGCGCTGCTGGCGCCACCGCCGCGCCAGCCTGAACCTGCTGCGCCAGCTCGATCGCCCGGTGCTGCTCACGCTCCGGCCCCAGGATGGGAGTGCGGGCGAGGGTGGCGTCATGGTGCTGCTGCGCCAGCTTGATGGCGACAAGGCCACACTGGCCGGCGCCAACGGCAGCACGCTGCAGGTGGCCCTGGCCGATCTGGCGCCGCTGTGGCATGGTGAGGTCGCCACGCTGTGGAAGGCCCCCGCTAACCTGCCCACCGGGAGCAACGTGGCCGCCACTGTGGCCGGGGCTGCCTGGCTGGATCGGCAGCTGACCCTGGCCGGGCAGGCCAGAACCGACCAGCGCGGCATCAGCCCCGCCCAGCAGCGGCGCGCGCGCGTGCACCAGTTCCAGCTGGGCCAGGGCCTCACGCCCGATGGCCAGGCCGGCCCCTTGACCCTGATGATGCTCAACCGCGCCGCCGGTGTGCAAGAACCCAGTCTGCGCGCGGGAGGCTGA
- a CDS encoding ABC transporter ATP-binding protein, with protein sequence MDSQKIVLSVNGIEVIYNHVILVLKGVSLSVPEGRIVAILGGNGAGKTTTLRAISNLLKAERGEVTKGSIELRGERIENLSPADLVKRGVVQVMEGRHCFAHLTIEENLLTGSYTRTSKGEISANLEKVYNYFPRLKTRRTSQAAYTSGGEQQMCAIGRAIMCNPNIVLLDEPSMGLAPQIVEEVFNIVQDLNQKEKVTFVLAEQNTNMALKYADYGYIMESGRIVMDGPAQELANNEDVKEFYLGMGGGERKSFKDVKSYKRRKRWLA encoded by the coding sequence ATGGACTCCCAGAAAATCGTTCTCAGCGTCAACGGCATCGAGGTCATCTACAACCACGTGATCCTGGTGCTCAAAGGGGTATCGCTCTCGGTGCCCGAAGGCCGCATCGTCGCCATCCTGGGCGGCAACGGCGCGGGCAAGACCACCACGCTGCGCGCCATCTCCAACCTGCTCAAGGCCGAGCGCGGCGAGGTCACCAAGGGCAGCATCGAGCTGCGCGGCGAGCGCATCGAGAACCTCTCGCCCGCCGACCTGGTCAAGCGCGGCGTGGTGCAGGTGATGGAGGGGCGCCACTGCTTCGCCCACCTGACCATTGAAGAAAACCTGCTGACCGGCAGCTACACCCGCACCAGCAAGGGCGAGATCTCCGCCAACCTGGAAAAGGTCTATAACTACTTCCCGCGCCTGAAGACCCGGCGCACCAGCCAGGCGGCCTACACCTCGGGCGGCGAGCAGCAGATGTGCGCCATTGGCCGCGCCATCATGTGCAACCCCAACATCGTGCTGCTGGACGAACCCTCCATGGGCCTGGCGCCACAAATCGTGGAAGAGGTCTTCAACATCGTGCAAGACCTGAACCAGAAGGAGAAGGTCACCTTCGTGCTGGCAGAGCAGAACACCAACATGGCGCTGAAATACGCCGACTACGGCTACATCATGGAGAGCGGGCGCATCGTCATGGACGGCCCGGCCCAGGAACTGGCCAACAACGAGGACGTGAAGGAGTTCTACCTAGGCATGGGCGGCGGCGAAAGGAAGAGCTTCAAGGACGTCAAGAGCTACAAGCGGCGCAAGCGCTGGCTGGCTTAA
- a CDS encoding branched-chain amino acid ABC transporter permease, whose translation MFYRENGQFKTSYRADQQIFPIAQDRMVILAFLAVAFVLVPMLATDYFYRAILIPLVIMSMAALGVNILVGYCGQISLGSGAFMAVGAYGAFNFFVRFPGMPLIPALILGGLCATFFGILFGLPSLRVKGLYLAVATLAAQFFSDWMFLRIKWFTNNSDSGSVSVSNLQFLGMPIDSAMSKYLFCLGLLVVVALLAKNLVRGAIGREWMAIRDMDVAASVIGIRPMYAKLSAFAVSSFIVGMAGALWAFVHLSSWEPAAFSVEISFKLLFMVIIGGLGSIMGSFFGAAFIVVLPIFLNQFLPSFLGLFGMEISTAGLSHAELMIFGALIVWFLIVEPHGLAKLWSTAKQKLRVWPFPH comes from the coding sequence ATGTTCTACAGAGAAAACGGCCAGTTCAAGACGAGCTACCGCGCCGACCAGCAGATCTTCCCGATCGCGCAGGATCGCATGGTCATCCTGGCCTTCCTGGCCGTGGCCTTTGTGCTCGTGCCCATGCTGGCCACTGATTATTTCTACCGCGCCATCCTGATCCCGCTGGTCATCATGTCGATGGCCGCCCTGGGCGTGAACATTCTGGTGGGCTACTGCGGCCAGATCTCGCTGGGCTCGGGCGCCTTCATGGCCGTGGGGGCCTACGGTGCGTTCAACTTCTTCGTGCGCTTTCCGGGCATGCCGTTGATTCCGGCGCTAATTCTGGGCGGCCTGTGCGCCACGTTCTTCGGCATTCTGTTCGGCCTGCCCAGCCTGCGCGTCAAGGGCCTGTACCTGGCCGTGGCCACGCTGGCGGCGCAGTTCTTCAGCGACTGGATGTTCCTGCGCATCAAGTGGTTCACCAACAACTCGGATTCGGGCTCGGTGTCGGTGAGCAACCTGCAATTCCTGGGCATGCCCATCGACAGCGCCATGAGCAAATACCTGTTCTGCCTGGGCCTGCTGGTGGTGGTGGCCCTCTTGGCCAAGAACCTGGTGCGCGGCGCCATCGGCCGTGAATGGATGGCCATTCGCGACATGGACGTGGCCGCCAGCGTGATCGGCATCCGCCCCATGTACGCCAAGCTCAGCGCGTTCGCCGTCAGCTCCTTCATCGTCGGCATGGCGGGCGCGCTGTGGGCCTTCGTGCATCTGAGCTCGTGGGAGCCGGCAGCGTTCTCGGTCGAGATCTCGTTCAAGCTGCTGTTCATGGTCATCATCGGCGGCCTGGGTTCCATCATGGGCTCGTTCTTCGGCGCTGCCTTCATCGTGGTGCTGCCCATCTTCCTGAACCAGTTCCTGCCGTCCTTCCTGGGGCTGTTCGGCATGGAGATTTCCACCGCCGGCCTGTCGCACGCCGAACTGATGATCTTCGGCGCCCTGATCGTCTGGTTCCTGATCGTCGAGCCGCACGGCCTGGCCAAACTGTGGTCCACCGCCAAGCAGAAGCTGCGCGTGTGGCCGTTCCCGCATTGA
- a CDS encoding ABC transporter ATP-binding protein codes for MTSKKIGDVILDIKNISLRFGGVKALTDISFNVKEHEIRSIIGPNGAGKSSMLNCINGVYTPQEGSITFRGQTFSHMNSRQVAEMGVARTFQNLALFKGMSVIDNIMTGRNMKIRSNLLLQALRWGPAEREEIAHREKVEHIIDFLEIQAWRKTPVGQLPYGLQKRVDLGRALAMEPQVLLLDEPMAGMNVEEKQDMCRFILDVNDEFGTTIVLIEHDMGVVMDISDRVVVLDYGKKIGDGAPDEVRDNEDVIRAYLGAGH; via the coding sequence ATGACCAGCAAGAAGATCGGCGATGTCATTCTCGACATCAAGAACATCAGCCTGCGCTTTGGCGGGGTGAAGGCCTTGACGGACATTTCCTTCAACGTCAAGGAGCATGAGATCCGCTCCATCATCGGCCCCAACGGCGCCGGCAAGAGCTCCATGCTCAACTGCATCAACGGGGTCTACACGCCGCAGGAGGGCTCCATCACCTTCCGCGGCCAGACCTTCAGCCACATGAACAGCCGTCAGGTGGCCGAGATGGGCGTGGCGCGCACCTTCCAGAACCTGGCGCTGTTCAAGGGCATGAGCGTGATCGACAACATCATGACCGGGCGCAACATGAAGATCAGAAGCAACCTGCTGCTGCAGGCGCTGCGCTGGGGCCCGGCCGAGCGCGAGGAGATCGCGCACCGCGAGAAGGTCGAGCACATCATCGACTTCCTCGAAATCCAGGCCTGGCGCAAGACCCCCGTGGGCCAGCTGCCCTACGGCCTGCAAAAGCGCGTGGACTTAGGGCGTGCCCTGGCCATGGAACCGCAGGTGCTGCTGCTGGACGAGCCCATGGCCGGCATGAACGTGGAGGAAAAGCAGGACATGTGCCGCTTCATCCTGGACGTGAACGACGAGTTCGGCACCACCATCGTGCTCATCGAGCACGACATGGGCGTGGTGATGGACATCTCCGACCGCGTGGTGGTGCTGGACTACGGCAAGAAGATCGGCGACGGCGCGCCGGACGAGGTGCGCGACAACGAAGACGTGATCCGCGCCTATCTGGGCGCCGGGCATTGA
- a CDS encoding ABC transporter substrate-binding protein — MKLSKIVIAAAVVAAGASGVATSAFAQAKEQFFPLLSYRTGPYAPNGTPWANGKQDYLKLINARDGGVNGVKLTFEECETGYLTDRGVECYERLKSRPGVTLFDPQATGITFALTEKAPVDKIPLMTLGYGLSVAQDGMAFKWNFPLMGSYWTGADILIQHIGKNAGGLDKLKGKKIALVYHDSPFGKEPIPLVQERAKMHGFELQLLPVTAPGVEQKATWLQVRQSRPDYVLLWGWGVMNSTALKEAQATGYPRDKMYGVWWAGAEPDTRDVGDGAKGYHALALNGHGTQSKVIQDILKHVHDKGQGTGPKDEVGSVLYTRGVIIQMLGVEAVRRAQERFGKGKVMTGEQVRWGLENLALDQKKLDALGFNDVMRPLSTSCTDHMGSTWARVHTWDGKQWKFSSDWYQADEQILKPMVKAGADKYLGDKKMTRREPADCQS, encoded by the coding sequence ATGAAGCTTTCCAAAATCGTGATCGCGGCCGCCGTCGTGGCCGCCGGCGCCTCTGGCGTGGCCACGAGCGCCTTTGCGCAAGCCAAGGAGCAGTTCTTCCCGCTGCTGTCGTACCGCACCGGCCCCTACGCCCCCAACGGCACGCCCTGGGCCAACGGCAAGCAGGACTATCTCAAGCTCATCAACGCTCGCGACGGCGGCGTCAATGGCGTCAAGCTGACCTTTGAAGAGTGCGAAACCGGCTACCTGACCGACCGCGGCGTGGAATGCTACGAACGCCTCAAGAGCCGTCCCGGCGTGACCCTGTTCGACCCGCAAGCCACCGGCATCACCTTCGCCCTGACCGAGAAGGCCCCCGTGGACAAGATCCCGCTGATGACGCTGGGCTACGGCCTGTCGGTCGCGCAGGACGGCATGGCCTTCAAGTGGAACTTTCCGCTCATGGGCAGCTACTGGACCGGCGCCGACATCCTGATCCAGCACATCGGCAAGAACGCCGGCGGCCTGGACAAGCTCAAGGGCAAGAAGATCGCCCTGGTCTATCACGACAGCCCGTTCGGCAAGGAGCCCATCCCGCTGGTGCAGGAGCGCGCCAAGATGCACGGCTTTGAGCTGCAGCTGCTGCCCGTGACCGCGCCCGGCGTGGAGCAGAAGGCCACCTGGCTGCAGGTGCGCCAGAGCCGCCCCGACTACGTGCTGTTGTGGGGCTGGGGCGTGATGAACTCCACCGCCCTGAAAGAAGCGCAGGCCACCGGCTACCCACGCGACAAGATGTACGGCGTGTGGTGGGCCGGCGCCGAGCCCGACACCCGCGACGTGGGCGACGGTGCCAAGGGCTACCACGCGCTGGCACTCAACGGCCATGGCACGCAGTCCAAGGTCATCCAGGACATCCTCAAGCATGTGCATGACAAGGGCCAGGGCACTGGCCCCAAGGATGAAGTGGGCTCGGTGCTCTACACCCGCGGCGTCATCATCCAGATGCTGGGCGTGGAGGCCGTGCGCCGCGCGCAGGAGCGCTTCGGCAAGGGCAAGGTCATGACCGGCGAGCAAGTGCGCTGGGGGCTTGAAAACCTGGCGCTCGACCAGAAAAAGCTGGACGCACTGGGCTTCAATGACGTCATGCGTCCGCTGTCCACCAGCTGCACCGACCACATGGGATCGACCTGGGCGCGCGTCCACACCTGGGACGGCAAGCAGTGGAAGTTCTCCTCCGACTGGTACCAGGCCGACGAGCAGATTCTCAAACCCATGGTCAAGGCCGGCGCGGATAAATACCTGGGCGACAAGAAGATGACGCGCCGCGAACCGGCGGATTGTCAGTCTTGA
- a CDS encoding phenylacetate--CoA ligase family protein has protein sequence MSQFYDALETRSPAEREAAHMAALPRQIAHAQQSSPAFASILAGVDAASITSRAALAQLPVTRKYQLHERQQAERAHNAFGGFASIGFGAAMPRVFASPGPIYEPEGARADYWRMARALYAAGFRAGELAHNCFSYHFVPAGSMMESGAHALGCTVFPGGTGQTEQQVQAMAELRPAGYIGTPSFLKIILEKATEMGVQLPSLTKALLSAEAFPPSLRDWFAQHGVQGYQCYGTADLGLIAYETSAREGLVLDEGVIVEIVRPGTGDPVPEGEVGELVITTLNPDYPLIRFGTGDLSAVLPGSCPTGRTNTRIKGWLGRADQTTKVRGMFVHPGQIDQVVKRFPQVTKARLVVSGEMANDQMTLQVETTETAPGLAQLLAEALREVTKLRGEVEMLAPGGLPNDGKVIEDARSYR, from the coding sequence ATGAGCCAGTTCTACGACGCCCTGGAAACCCGCAGCCCGGCCGAGCGCGAGGCCGCCCACATGGCCGCGCTGCCGCGCCAGATTGCCCACGCCCAGCAGAGCAGCCCGGCGTTTGCCAGCATCCTGGCCGGCGTGGATGCCGCCAGCATCACCAGCCGCGCCGCACTGGCGCAACTGCCCGTGACACGCAAGTACCAGCTGCACGAGCGCCAGCAGGCCGAGCGCGCGCACAACGCCTTTGGCGGCTTTGCCAGCATAGGCTTTGGCGCCGCCATGCCGCGCGTGTTCGCCAGCCCCGGCCCCATCTATGAGCCCGAAGGCGCACGCGCCGACTACTGGCGCATGGCGCGCGCGCTGTACGCGGCCGGCTTTCGCGCCGGCGAGCTGGCGCACAACTGCTTCTCCTACCACTTCGTGCCCGCGGGCTCGATGATGGAATCGGGCGCGCACGCGCTGGGTTGCACGGTGTTCCCCGGCGGCACGGGCCAGACCGAGCAGCAGGTGCAGGCCATGGCCGAGCTCAGGCCCGCCGGCTACATCGGCACGCCCAGCTTCCTGAAAATCATCCTGGAAAAGGCCACCGAGATGGGCGTGCAGCTGCCCAGCCTGACCAAGGCCCTGCTCTCGGCCGAGGCCTTCCCGCCCTCGCTGCGCGACTGGTTTGCGCAACATGGCGTGCAGGGCTACCAGTGCTACGGCACGGCCGACCTGGGCCTGATCGCCTATGAAACATCCGCCCGCGAAGGCCTGGTGCTCGACGAGGGCGTGATCGTGGAGATCGTGCGCCCCGGCACGGGCGACCCGGTGCCCGAGGGCGAGGTCGGCGAGCTGGTGATCACCACGCTGAACCCCGACTACCCGCTGATCCGCTTTGGCACCGGCGACCTGTCGGCCGTGCTGCCCGGCAGCTGCCCCACGGGCCGCACCAACACCCGCATCAAGGGCTGGCTCGGCCGCGCCGACCAGACCACCAAGGTGCGCGGCATGTTCGTGCACCCTGGCCAGATCGACCAGGTGGTCAAGCGCTTCCCGCAGGTCACCAAGGCGCGTCTGGTGGTCAGCGGCGAAATGGCCAACGACCAGATGACGCTGCAGGTGGAAACCACCGAGACCGCACCCGGCCTGGCCCAGCTGCTGGCAGAGGCGCTGCGCGAGGTCACCAAGCTGCGCGGCGAGGTCGAGATGCTTGCCCCGGGCGGCCTGCCCAACGACGGCAAGGTCATCGAGGACGCCCGCAGCTACCGCTGA